The Candidatus Poribacteria bacterium genome contains the following window.
ATCTTATCTACGATTCGCTCACTGCACTTTCACCGGGCAAAGAAGTGAAAACTGCCCGTGAATCCGACGGTTCCCGTTACGGTCCCGCGATTTTTCGAGTGCATTACGAAACACATAGTTATAAGCCGCACATCGACCACGTCAAGTATCGCGAGCAGCGCACCGATTATGAGGTTTATCGTTTTGAGCATCAGTTCGCAGGTGTGTTGTGTGTCCAAAATGCCGATGAAAACGGAAGAGGCACGCAAGCTATCCTGCATCGCTGCCTCTGGTCTGAGGAAGTTCAACCCCATATCGCCGAGGAAACCTTTGATAAATATGCTGCTGATAACGCGATACAGAACTGTGAAGTCGAATTAGATCAAGGCGACCTCTACTTTTTCAATACACGATGTATCCACGAAGTGCCACCCGTGCAAGGCACGCGTGCCCGTATCGTTTTGGCAGTGTTCATCGGGTATTCCCCCGAAGATGACGAAGTGTTCGTCTGGTCATAAACATCACTTTCTACTTTCCTGACAAACCTCCCCGCCGCTGGCGAGGATTGTATCCTCGCCCATTTTTGGGTGTATAAGTAATTCTATAATTCACCATAAATCTGTCAAGAAAAAGAATTATTTGACTTTTTCTTGACTTTTTTTTGACAAATATGTTAACATCTCTACAAATTAGATGAGTATCACCCATCTAAAAGTGTTCTCCATTCACTTCTGTAACATCCGTATTGAATCCAATCTGCCAAGAGGACCGAAATGTAAACACAGATCATACATATACGGGGTTCACCTATGAAACTACAAAACGGATTCATCCTCTGTTGTCTCATTTTTGGGTTGCTCTGTCCTGTTTCGGCGAAACAACTCAGCAACGAAAAGATTGTGTTTGCATCAAATCGGGATGGCAATTGGGAAATTTACATGATGAACCCCGATGGAACTCGGCAGGAAAGGTTAACATACGACCGCGCCGTCGATTGTGAGCCAGTTATCTCACCAACAGGAAATCGGATCCTTTTTACCTCTAATCGCGGCGGAACACGCGACCTCTATCTAATGGATGTCGATGGGAGAAATATACGTTCACTGTTTGGTGTCAGTGAAGCATACCGAACGGAACCCGCTTGGTCTCCAGACGGAAAGCGGATTGTCTATTCTCAGCGCGCCTTCGGTGCCACGAATATCCACACGGCAAGAGTAGATGGAACATTCATAAAACTTGTTGCTCAACTAAAGAGTGCCCATAGTGGATATCCAAGTTGGTCATCGGATGGAACGGAAATGGCTTTCGTTGTAGCAGATGAGATTCACTGGGCGAGTCGCCAAATCCGGTTTATCAACTTAGAAAGTAATAAGCAAGAAACACTCTTTCCAGACGATTTCCCGCGCATGTTCCAACCTGCCTACTCCCCAGTTGATGATAAGATTGCCTTCGTCTGGTTTCGACCCGCAGAAAAACAGCAGTCCCTATTTATCGTTAATCGTGACGGAAGTTACCTCAGGCGTATTGAGTCTCTTGTAGCAAACACGCCTGTCTGGGCACCTTTCGGTAACGAACTCATCTATGCTGAAGGTGTCATTGGCAGCAATTCACAAATTTTCAAAGTCAATCTGATCAGTCAAAAGGTCACACAACTTACGGACGATGGCAGCAATTATCCCGGTAACTGGTTCGCACCGAAGCAGCTGCCTGTTTCTCC
Protein-coding sequences here:
- a CDS encoding PD40 domain-containing protein, with protein sequence MKLQNGFILCCLIFGLLCPVSAKQLSNEKIVFASNRDGNWEIYMMNPDGTRQERLTYDRAVDCEPVISPTGNRILFTSNRGGTRDLYLMDVDGRNIRSLFGVSEAYRTEPAWSPDGKRIVYSQRAFGATNIHTARVDGTFIKLVAQLKSAHSGYPSWSSDGTEMAFVVADEIHWASRQIRFINLESNKQETLFPDDFPRMFQPAYSPVDDKIAFVWFRPAEKQQSLFIVNRDGSYLRRIESLVANTPVWAPFGNELIYAEGVIGSNSQIFKVNLISQKVTQLTDDGSNYPGNWFAPKQLPVSPSTSLLSTSWSNVKSQTK